A genomic segment from Chlorogloeopsis sp. ULAP01 encodes:
- a CDS encoding glycosyltransferase has protein sequence MPPTISIVITVYNRSRYLNAAIESVLQQTRHDFELIIWDDGSTDNSVDIARHYAKQDRRVRVVAAEHQGATRSLKDAFSMTTGTYVGWVDSDDILAPTALLETAAVLDANPEIGLVYTDYIVIDENNKVIASGKRCKIPYCKDRILVDFMTFHFRLIRRSVFEQAGGIDESCQLVQDYDICLRLSEVTQVQHLQQPLYYYRQHPQSITHQHTLELILSSKDAIARALQRRGLAERYEIKVEIVGHYYLQRKNINDCANG, from the coding sequence CACCATCTCCATCGTCATCACAGTTTACAACCGCTCGCGCTATCTTAATGCAGCCATTGAAAGTGTCCTTCAGCAAACTCGACATGACTTTGAGCTAATAATATGGGACGATGGCTCAACAGACAACTCTGTAGATATAGCCCGTCATTATGCTAAACAAGATCGGCGTGTACGAGTTGTAGCAGCAGAGCATCAGGGAGCAACGCGCTCATTGAAAGATGCATTTTCAATGACAACTGGAACCTACGTAGGGTGGGTAGATAGCGATGACATTCTAGCACCAACTGCACTCTTAGAAACTGCTGCCGTTTTAGATGCGAATCCCGAAATCGGACTTGTTTACACCGACTATATTGTTATCGACGAGAATAACAAAGTTATCGCTTCCGGAAAGCGTTGCAAAATACCTTACTGCAAAGACCGAATCCTAGTTGACTTTATGACCTTCCACTTTCGGTTGATTCGGCGTTCTGTTTTTGAGCAAGCAGGTGGGATTGATGAGTCATGCCAACTCGTTCAGGACTATGACATATGCTTGCGACTTTCAGAGGTCACACAAGTGCAGCATCTCCAGCAACCCCTATATTACTACCGCCAACATCCACAAAGCATCACCCATCAACATACTCTAGAACTAATTCTCAGTTCCAAGGATGCGATCGCACGTGCACTGCAACGCCGGGGACTGGCTGAACGCTACGAAATCAAAGTAGAAATTGTCGGTCACTACTATTTGCAACGCAAAAATATAAATGACTGCGCCAACGGTTAG